A portion of the Lolium rigidum isolate FL_2022 chromosome 1, APGP_CSIRO_Lrig_0.1, whole genome shotgun sequence genome contains these proteins:
- the LOC124683682 gene encoding transmembrane protein 258-like, with product MAAKAISSPVPVEWYPTLAVVMVSVGLMLTASFFIYEATTSRRNRSLAKEIVTASVASVFLGFGSLFVLLASGVYV from the exons ATG GCGGCGAAGGCGATCTCGAGCCCCGTGCCGGTGGAATGGTACCCGACGCTGGCCGTCGTCATGGTTTCCGTCGGCCTCATGCTCACTGCCTCCTTCTTCAT TTATGAAGCCACGACTTCAAGGCGGAACCGTAGTTTAGCAAAGGAGATAGTCACAGCATCTGTTGCTTCTGTCTTTCTG GGCTTTGGATCTCTGTTCGTGCTCCTTGCAAGCGGTGTTTATGTCTGA